In Betaproteobacteria bacterium, one DNA window encodes the following:
- a CDS encoding citryl-CoA lyase — MNAKNSNDRELATNYWRTDIIDITPGVIRVRGYPIEQLIGEISFPQMIWLMLRGELPTAGQTSLLDAALVASVDHGPQAPSIAIARMAVSCGLPLNGAMASAINTLDDVHGGAGQQAVELFHAIDDLQSEMPLAEAIASQLDNFIAAHGKFIPGFGHRFHPTDPRALRLLALVDNAAAAGTVDGRFAHIARGIEKELKTRKGKAIPMNIDGASAVIYAELGFAPPLARGIFCLSRAVGILSHAWEQSGRSERNKGPMPREIPYRYSGQAPRDLPTQENARSPE; from the coding sequence ATGAATGCAAAAAACTCGAACGACCGTGAACTCGCCACCAACTACTGGCGAACCGACATCATTGACATCACCCCCGGTGTCATTCGCGTACGCGGCTACCCGATCGAGCAACTCATTGGCGAGATCAGTTTTCCACAAATGATCTGGCTGATGCTGCGCGGCGAATTACCAACCGCCGGACAAACATCGTTGCTGGATGCAGCACTGGTGGCCTCGGTGGATCATGGCCCACAGGCGCCTTCGATCGCGATCGCGCGCATGGCCGTCAGTTGCGGCCTGCCCTTGAACGGCGCCATGGCTTCGGCGATCAATACACTCGATGATGTGCATGGCGGTGCAGGCCAACAGGCGGTGGAACTGTTTCATGCCATCGATGATTTGCAGTCCGAAATGCCGCTGGCGGAAGCCATTGCCAGCCAGCTCGATAATTTCATTGCCGCGCACGGCAAGTTCATTCCAGGGTTCGGCCACCGCTTTCATCCGACGGATCCGCGCGCACTGCGTCTGCTGGCGCTGGTCGACAACGCGGCGGCAGCGGGAACCGTCGATGGCCGGTTCGCACACATCGCACGTGGCATCGAAAAGGAGCTCAAGACGCGCAAAGGGAAAGCAATTCCCATGAACATCGACGGCGCCAGCGCCGTAATTTACGCGGAGTTGGGATTCGCGCCACCGCTCGCGCGCGGCATCTTTTGCCTCTCGCGAGCCGTGGGAATTCTTTCACATGCCTGGGAGCAAAGTGGCCGGTCCGAGCGCAACAAGGGGCCAATGCCGCGGGAAATACCGTATCGGTATTCCGGTCAGGCGCCGCGCGATTTGCCGACGCAAGAAAACGCAAGATCGCCTGAATAG
- a CDS encoding LacI family DNA-binding transcriptional regulator — protein MKTFTFPKCKRLTAPEWAATRRQLKTITMKDVAREAQVSLATVSRAFNGGDNVTEATRERILGVAQKLRFIPHSGARSLITRKSETIGVLLPDLFGEFFSEIIRGIDHAARARKLHLLVSSSHGDSIEAAAAIRAMRGRVDGLLIMSPHVSTSFLAENLPDNLPIVLMNTHVEGETYSSLNVDNYGGAYAMVRHLCERGHRQIALISGGENNFDAQERLRGYRDAMAALLPGSREIVVRGDFSEESGYRAGQQLLALKTRPAAIFASNDMMAIGCLFALNEAGLQVPRDIALAGFDDIPIARFVTPPLTTVRVRIADLGERALERLALIIDSAEPVRNSMQTINPELVIRNSCGTTSAS, from the coding sequence ATGAAAACGTTTACATTTCCAAAATGTAAACGTTTAACTGCCCCGGAGTGGGCGGCAACGAGGAGGCAATTGAAAACGATCACGATGAAGGACGTTGCTCGCGAAGCGCAGGTTTCTCTCGCGACCGTATCCCGTGCATTCAATGGTGGCGACAACGTCACCGAGGCAACGCGCGAACGCATTCTGGGCGTCGCGCAAAAGCTTCGCTTTATTCCGCATAGCGGCGCGCGCAGCCTGATCACGCGCAAATCAGAAACGATCGGCGTGCTGCTGCCCGACCTGTTTGGTGAATTCTTTTCTGAAATCATTCGCGGCATCGACCACGCCGCCCGCGCACGCAAGCTGCATTTGCTCGTGTCGAGTTCACATGGCGATTCCATTGAAGCGGCCGCCGCGATTCGTGCCATGCGGGGACGTGTCGATGGACTGCTCATCATGTCGCCGCACGTCAGCACGTCGTTTCTTGCGGAGAATCTTCCGGATAACTTGCCAATCGTGCTGATGAACACGCACGTCGAGGGCGAGACCTATTCCTCACTCAATGTCGATAACTATGGCGGTGCATATGCCATGGTTCGACACCTGTGTGAACGCGGACATCGCCAGATCGCGCTTATCTCGGGCGGCGAAAACAATTTTGACGCCCAGGAACGTCTGCGTGGATATCGTGATGCCATGGCGGCTCTATTGCCGGGCAGCCGGGAGATCGTCGTCCGTGGTGATTTTTCCGAGGAATCAGGCTACCGGGCCGGGCAACAACTGCTTGCCCTCAAGACCAGACCTGCCGCTATCTTCGCATCCAACGACATGATGGCGATCGGCTGCCTGTTCGCGCTGAATGAGGCGGGCCTGCAAGTACCGCGGGACATTGCGCTTGCGGGATTTGACGATATCCCCATCGCGCGATTTGTGACCCCTCCGCTGACCACCGTGCGTGTGCGTATCGCTGACCTGGGCGAGCGCGCGCTGGAGCGGCTGGCGCTGATCATCGATAGCGCCGAACCTGTACGAAATTCAATGCAGACCATCAATCCCGAACTCGTGATTCGCAATTCCTGCGGCACCACAAGTGCTTCGTGA